Proteins from a genomic interval of Microbacterium abyssi:
- a CDS encoding fatty acid desaturase family protein: protein MISTAQVEQTASTLGRVRQTYSGKADFPPMAKAYQNVSQVVRETGLLQRAPRFYSFVAAGIALALGGAVTGFILLGDSWFQLLIAGALGIIFTQIAFLAHEAAHRQILASGPANFRLARILAGSIGMSYSWWDSKHTKHHGNPNMVGRDPDIEVDTISFLEEDAAKSRGLIRLITRKQGWLFFPLLTLEGLNLHYLSIKYLLTEKKVKGRWIELGIIALRFAILLTPIFLFLPLGMAFAFVGVQMAVFGVYMGASFAPNHKGMPIIEPGARLDFFTKQVRTSRNISGGWWATWLMGGLNYQVEHHLFPSMPRLHLSKARGIVRDYCASNDVPYTETTLIRSYAIVIEYLNRVGLAAGDPFDCPAVAQFQRA, encoded by the coding sequence ATCATCTCCACTGCACAGGTCGAACAGACCGCAAGCACTCTTGGACGCGTACGCCAGACGTACTCCGGCAAGGCCGATTTCCCTCCGATGGCCAAGGCCTACCAGAACGTCTCACAGGTCGTTCGCGAGACGGGACTCCTGCAGCGCGCGCCGCGCTTCTACAGCTTCGTCGCCGCCGGCATCGCTCTCGCCCTCGGCGGAGCGGTCACCGGGTTCATCCTTCTCGGTGACAGCTGGTTCCAGCTCCTCATCGCGGGCGCGCTCGGCATCATCTTCACCCAGATCGCGTTTCTCGCTCATGAGGCCGCGCACCGGCAGATCCTGGCCTCGGGGCCCGCGAACTTCCGTCTCGCGCGCATTCTCGCCGGTTCCATCGGCATGAGCTATTCGTGGTGGGATTCCAAACACACCAAGCACCACGGCAACCCGAACATGGTCGGCCGAGACCCCGACATCGAGGTCGACACGATCTCGTTCCTCGAGGAGGATGCTGCGAAGTCACGCGGACTCATCCGCCTGATCACCCGCAAGCAGGGCTGGCTGTTCTTCCCGCTGCTCACGCTCGAGGGCCTGAACCTGCACTACCTCAGCATCAAGTACCTCCTCACCGAGAAGAAGGTCAAGGGACGGTGGATCGAGCTCGGCATCATCGCGCTGCGCTTCGCCATCCTGCTGACCCCGATCTTCCTGTTCCTGCCGCTGGGCATGGCCTTCGCCTTCGTGGGCGTGCAGATGGCGGTGTTCGGCGTCTACATGGGAGCGTCGTTCGCCCCGAACCACAAGGGCATGCCGATCATCGAACCGGGTGCCCGGCTCGACTTCTTCACGAAGCAGGTGCGCACCTCACGCAACATCAGCGGGGGCTGGTGGGCGACCTGGCTCATGGGCGGGCTGAACTACCAGGTGGAGCACCACCTGTTCCCGAGCATGCCGCGTCTGCACCTGTCGAAGGCCCGCGGAATCGTCCGCGACTACTGCGCGTCCAACGACGTTCCCTACACCGAGACCACGCTGATCCGCTCCTACGCGATCGTCATCGAGTACCTGAATCGCGTGGGACTCGCGGCGGGCGACCCGTTCGACTGCCCGGCGGTGGCGCAGTTCCAGCGGGCGTAG
- a CDS encoding amidase, whose protein sequence is MAELHDLTAIEQLAALRAREISPVELTRHYLDRIGRLDEGLGAFVEVTTDAALTRARGLADAEPAGALWGLPFGDKDLVPRAGVPTRFGSRLHRDFVPDSTADQAAVLDEAGGISLGKTSTPEFGLTGYTETQFGPPARDPWNPANGAGGSSGGAATAVAAGLLPLAPASDGGGSIRIPAATVGVVGIKPSRGRVPFASGLDSPGGLPVAGPIARTVADAALLLDVQVAGRPHPYATVAPHAGPFLDAAQVAATTASARVGVTTVSPWDDAEDIRLDPEAARAVAIAADLLADTGTAVDALDWRPRGYAEMFTTIWRTSAARMTLTDAELDLVEPITAWLVREGRRLTGAEVLAALAAATVFERETITAFAPFDAVLTPALALPPQPIGWFDAQDAARNFSQQVQYAPYSSFVNVAGLPAIVVPVTPDATGHPVSVQLIGRPGGEAAIIALAAALEERVGRLPHPPVWSLSA, encoded by the coding sequence ATGGCTGAGCTGCACGACCTGACCGCGATCGAGCAGCTGGCGGCCCTGCGGGCCCGCGAGATCAGCCCGGTCGAGCTCACCCGGCACTATCTCGACCGCATCGGCCGACTGGATGAGGGGCTCGGCGCGTTCGTCGAGGTGACGACGGATGCCGCGCTCACCCGCGCTCGCGGCCTGGCTGATGCCGAACCCGCCGGTGCCCTCTGGGGGCTGCCGTTCGGCGACAAGGACCTCGTGCCTCGGGCCGGTGTGCCGACCCGCTTCGGCTCGCGCTTGCACCGCGACTTCGTGCCCGATTCCACCGCCGATCAGGCCGCCGTGCTCGATGAGGCCGGCGGCATCAGTCTCGGCAAGACCAGCACACCGGAGTTCGGTCTCACCGGGTACACCGAGACGCAGTTCGGTCCGCCCGCCCGCGACCCGTGGAATCCCGCGAACGGTGCCGGAGGCTCGAGCGGTGGAGCCGCGACTGCGGTGGCGGCGGGACTACTGCCGCTCGCCCCGGCATCGGATGGCGGTGGGTCGATCCGCATCCCGGCCGCGACCGTCGGTGTCGTCGGCATCAAGCCCTCGCGCGGGCGGGTGCCGTTCGCGTCGGGGCTCGACAGCCCCGGCGGGCTGCCGGTCGCAGGTCCCATCGCCCGGACCGTGGCCGACGCGGCGCTGCTGCTCGACGTGCAGGTCGCCGGTCGCCCTCATCCGTACGCGACGGTGGCACCGCACGCCGGGCCGTTCCTTGACGCGGCGCAAGTCGCGGCCACAACGGCATCCGCTCGAGTCGGCGTCACCACGGTCTCGCCGTGGGATGACGCCGAAGACATCCGGCTCGACCCCGAAGCGGCGCGCGCCGTGGCGATCGCGGCGGATCTGCTGGCGGATACCGGCACGGCCGTCGACGCGTTGGACTGGCGTCCGCGCGGCTACGCCGAGATGTTCACGACGATCTGGCGCACCAGCGCAGCGCGGATGACGCTCACGGATGCCGAGCTGGACCTCGTCGAGCCGATCACCGCCTGGCTGGTGCGCGAAGGGCGGCGGCTCACCGGAGCGGAGGTGCTCGCCGCGCTCGCCGCGGCGACGGTGTTCGAGCGCGAGACGATCACGGCGTTCGCGCCGTTCGACGCCGTGCTGACGCCCGCGCTCGCGCTCCCGCCGCAGCCGATCGGCTGGTTCGATGCCCAGGATGCGGCGCGGAACTTCTCGCAGCAGGTGCAGTACGCGCCGTACTCGAGTTTCGTGAACGTCGCCGGCCTGCCGGCGATCGTCGTGCCGGTGACGCCGGACGCGACCGGACATCCGGTGAGCGTGCAGCTGATCGGGCGGCCCGGCGGTGAGGCGGCCATCATCGCGCTCGCCGCCGCGTTGGAGGAGCGGGTCGGACGGCTGCCGCATCCGCCCGTGTGGAGTCTCAGCGCCTGA
- a CDS encoding threonine/serine ThrE exporter family protein has product MATERRFHLLNSVRRAIRTDPDKVALTEAYTVLNETVVVKILDLALRLGESMFAVGASAHDVTFAIIRVARVYGLTGVHVDVNFNAISVSYHRGEEDWPTTMIRVVRAASPDYAKLQRLQALLVDISDGMDLDEARLAFRVIRRTPFLYRPIVVIFARALLTVGVAILYDASPIIILLSFLAALGAAFTQAGLARLQVPLFFSQIAGGFVITAVTTVVSALGAAGIPPFVAVEPSIIVASGIVLMLSGLTVVGAAQDAIDGFMLTAGGRILDLTMQTLGVVLGILIGLELSRLVGISIPLPTDAIPFGSVVAQIGGAIIISVAVALFNGAGVRIILISAVLSTLAILAYSATIALGVQPGGASAIGALLASFIGILTARGVHVPSVAVTTAAIVPLVPGTAVFRGLLGIVDSDGTAEGMLVGVSPLVLAGSIGIGLAAGASLGLYLGTPLRATLSTVSKSRARLRR; this is encoded by the coding sequence ATGGCCACAGAACGACGCTTCCACCTGCTGAACTCCGTGCGCCGCGCGATCCGGACCGACCCCGACAAGGTCGCGCTCACCGAGGCGTACACCGTCCTGAACGAGACGGTGGTCGTCAAGATCCTCGACCTCGCGCTGCGGCTCGGCGAATCGATGTTCGCCGTCGGCGCGTCGGCGCACGACGTGACATTCGCCATCATCCGCGTCGCTCGCGTCTACGGCCTCACCGGCGTGCACGTGGACGTCAACTTCAACGCGATCAGCGTCTCGTACCACCGCGGCGAGGAGGACTGGCCGACCACGATGATCCGGGTCGTGCGCGCCGCCTCCCCCGACTACGCGAAGCTGCAGCGACTCCAGGCGCTGCTCGTCGACATCAGCGACGGCATGGATCTCGATGAGGCACGACTGGCGTTCCGGGTCATTCGGCGCACGCCCTTCCTCTACCGCCCGATCGTCGTCATCTTCGCCCGCGCCCTGCTCACGGTAGGCGTCGCCATCCTCTATGACGCCTCCCCGATCATCATCCTGTTGAGCTTCCTCGCCGCGCTCGGCGCCGCCTTCACCCAGGCCGGGCTCGCACGACTGCAGGTGCCGCTGTTCTTCAGCCAGATCGCCGGCGGGTTCGTCATCACGGCCGTCACGACCGTCGTCTCCGCGCTCGGCGCCGCGGGCATCCCGCCCTTCGTCGCCGTGGAGCCGTCGATCATCGTCGCCTCGGGAATCGTGCTCATGCTCTCCGGGCTCACCGTCGTCGGCGCCGCACAGGACGCCATCGACGGCTTCATGCTGACAGCGGGCGGACGCATCCTCGACCTGACGATGCAGACACTCGGCGTGGTACTCGGCATCCTCATCGGCCTCGAGCTCTCGCGTCTCGTCGGCATCAGCATCCCCCTGCCGACCGATGCGATCCCGTTCGGATCCGTCGTGGCGCAGATCGGCGGCGCGATCATCATCTCGGTCGCGGTCGCGCTGTTCAACGGCGCTGGCGTTCGCATCATCCTCATCAGCGCGGTCCTCAGCACTCTGGCGATCCTGGCGTACAGTGCGACGATCGCGCTGGGCGTCCAGCCCGGCGGCGCGAGCGCCATCGGCGCGCTGCTGGCGAGCTTCATCGGCATCCTCACGGCGCGCGGCGTGCACGTGCCCTCGGTCGCGGTCACGACCGCGGCGATCGTCCCGCTCGTGCCGGGTACTGCGGTCTTCCGCGGCCTGCTCGGCATCGTCGACTCCGATGGGACAGCCGAGGGAATGCTGGTCGGCGTAAGTCCGCTCGTGCTCGCCGGCTCCATCGGGATCGGACTCGCTGCCGGCGCCTCGCTGGGTCTCTACCTCGGCACGCCGCTGCGCGCCACACTCTCCACCGTCTCGAAGTCGCGCGCCCGCCTCAGGCGCTGA
- a CDS encoding DUF6630 family protein gives MTDTIEDWTRLCNLLDEDPEFAPAVLDAVEAGDDPWDALIDALDDAGALAYLDLGDTGVELAEALPALPRVFRTGVDVDEVGDVDDLTAAVNRANELLGAHGLHLVHIEDPEDEDAYPLVAVTAADVDEIANLISRLAR, from the coding sequence ATGACCGACACGATCGAAGACTGGACCCGTCTGTGCAACCTGCTGGACGAAGACCCCGAGTTCGCGCCCGCCGTACTCGACGCCGTCGAAGCGGGCGACGATCCGTGGGACGCGCTCATCGACGCGCTCGATGATGCCGGCGCTCTCGCTTATCTCGATCTCGGCGACACCGGCGTCGAACTGGCCGAGGCCCTCCCCGCCCTGCCCCGCGTGTTCCGCACCGGAGTCGATGTCGACGAGGTAGGCGACGTCGATGATCTCACCGCCGCCGTCAACCGTGCGAACGAGCTCCTCGGCGCGCACGGACTGCACCTCGTCCACATCGAGGATCCGGAGGACGAGGACGCCTACCCGCTCGTCGCCGTAACCGCCGCGGATGTCGACGAGATCGCGAACCTGATCTCGAGGCTCGCCCGCTGA
- a CDS encoding class II glutamine amidotransferase, with protein MCRLLGYVTTRPTSVVDVLGRDDFDTFTALTEVHSDGWGMAWHRSLGDETEAVSSARNASIDPQYKALSEQALGCCGLVHLRWATGGLPVSPENTHPFTDTGYAFAHNGHIAPIDHLEAQLSPSSRTKLVGDTDSERYFRLIMQCIDEAHGDEAEGVTRALEILVREFPNSSLNALLLTPSRLFAIHINSRVDSPVESLRELFESVEAMPASHATEYYAMDYRITDDAVHVISSGVDAEGWTRIPEDTAVMIDLSTREITRLHPVPLP; from the coding sequence GTGTGCCGACTGCTTGGCTACGTCACCACCCGCCCGACTTCGGTCGTCGACGTTCTCGGACGCGACGACTTCGACACCTTCACCGCGCTCACGGAGGTGCACAGCGATGGGTGGGGAATGGCGTGGCATCGCTCGCTCGGTGACGAGACCGAGGCGGTCTCGTCGGCGCGCAACGCGTCGATAGATCCGCAGTACAAGGCGCTCTCGGAACAGGCGCTCGGATGCTGCGGACTCGTGCATCTGCGCTGGGCGACGGGTGGGCTGCCGGTCTCGCCGGAGAACACCCACCCGTTCACCGATACCGGGTACGCGTTCGCCCACAATGGCCACATCGCGCCGATCGATCACCTCGAGGCGCAGCTCAGTCCGTCTTCGCGAACGAAGCTCGTCGGCGACACCGACAGCGAGCGCTACTTCCGTCTGATCATGCAGTGCATCGACGAGGCGCACGGCGACGAAGCCGAAGGCGTCACGCGTGCGCTCGAGATCCTTGTGCGCGAGTTCCCGAACTCGAGCCTCAACGCGCTGCTCCTGACGCCGAGCAGGCTGTTCGCGATTCACATCAACAGCCGTGTCGATTCGCCCGTCGAATCCCTCCGAGAGCTCTTCGAATCAGTCGAGGCGATGCCTGCCAGTCACGCGACCGAGTATTACGCGATGGACTACCGCATCACCGACGACGCCGTCCACGTCATCTCCAGCGGCGTCGACGCGGAGGGGTGGACGCGGATCCCCGAGGACACTGCGGTGATGATCGATCTGTCGACACGCGAGATCACGCGACTGCATCCCGTACCGCTTCCGTAG
- a CDS encoding carboxylate-amine ligase, which produces MRTVGVEEELLLVDAESGRPLSVAARTLRFAAEAAEPVDATSDDVPGGSLEHELQQQQVETDTVPHTDMAALGDGVRAWRDHAITAARRAGARVIASGTSPLPVGAAVVGKPRYLQMVEHFGLTTSEQLTGACHVHVSVESDDEGIGVLDRIRGWLPQLLALSANSPFWRGEDTKYASFRSQAIVRWPTAGPTETFGTAERYHELVASMIASGAILDEGMIYFDARLSHHYPTVEIRVADVCPDAADTVLIAALCRGLVDTAAAAWRAEDEPTPLAVSMLRLMSWQAGRYGIEGDLIDPRTLKPRPAREIVGDLVDHVRDALRENGDEAFVEEQIERIFARGNGAMRQRAMLEKTGQLSDVVAELARVTAGLDD; this is translated from the coding sequence ATGCGTACCGTCGGTGTGGAAGAAGAACTGCTGCTCGTGGATGCCGAGAGCGGGCGACCGCTGTCGGTGGCCGCGCGCACGTTGCGATTCGCGGCCGAAGCCGCCGAGCCCGTCGATGCCACCTCGGACGATGTGCCGGGAGGATCCCTCGAGCACGAGCTTCAGCAACAGCAGGTTGAGACCGACACGGTTCCGCACACCGACATGGCAGCGCTCGGCGACGGCGTTCGTGCGTGGCGTGACCACGCGATCACCGCGGCACGTCGTGCAGGTGCACGGGTGATCGCCTCGGGAACGTCACCGTTGCCGGTGGGTGCCGCGGTCGTCGGCAAACCCCGATACCTGCAGATGGTGGAGCACTTCGGGCTCACGACGAGCGAGCAGCTCACGGGAGCGTGTCATGTGCACGTTTCCGTGGAGTCCGATGACGAGGGCATCGGGGTGCTCGACCGCATCCGGGGCTGGTTGCCGCAGTTGCTGGCGTTGAGCGCGAACTCGCCGTTCTGGCGAGGCGAGGACACGAAATACGCGAGTTTTCGCTCGCAGGCGATCGTACGCTGGCCGACGGCCGGTCCGACGGAGACGTTCGGGACTGCCGAGCGCTATCACGAGCTCGTCGCGTCGATGATCGCGTCGGGTGCCATTCTCGACGAGGGCATGATCTACTTCGACGCGCGCCTGTCGCACCATTATCCGACGGTGGAGATCCGCGTCGCGGACGTCTGCCCGGATGCCGCGGACACCGTGCTCATCGCGGCGCTGTGCCGCGGCCTCGTCGACACGGCTGCGGCAGCTTGGCGCGCGGAGGACGAGCCGACGCCTCTCGCGGTCTCGATGCTCCGGCTCATGAGCTGGCAGGCAGGCCGGTACGGCATCGAGGGCGACCTGATCGACCCGCGAACGCTCAAGCCGCGCCCGGCACGCGAGATCGTCGGCGATCTCGTCGATCACGTGCGGGATGCTCTGCGCGAGAACGGGGATGAGGCGTTCGTCGAGGAACAGATCGAGCGGATCTTCGCACGCGGAAACGGTGCGATGCGCCAGCGCGCGATGCTCGAGAAGACCGGGCAGCTGAGCGATGTCGTCGCGGAGCTGGCGAGGGTCACCGCCGGTCTCGACGACTGA
- a CDS encoding AAA family ATPase, whose protein sequence is MAPFGVATFVFGPNGSGKTSISRALADPSRFPGTKHHWKDDTPLDVQVYNRDFVEKVIEQYSRLEGVFLLGEENVEKRTALEAIVGENGEKPKAETKKKRTASNLTKHRDELASAKRRLTDDVWGKRSDLAPELTTAFDGFNGSKDRFVTRLLEAASAVSGATDADEAVLIAEAQSVFNDQATEASRFAPLTVLRVEAIPGYDLFAKRVVGSEDARLSDLVQRLGNADWVSAGRKFVEQADGVCPFCQQETPSDFVHHLEELFDRSYEDQVEKLQRFEEAFARQTEAILGTVRRLLEGHSPHLNTAALEAPASALELAVEKIRVSIHQKLASPSTEVSIDDLTTEIERINAVFTAANAAIDEHNTRVRTRAQARPLLVERCWNYFAAYVVNSELAAYQRDVDRLEPAVSGIEAALQAVTEELADIVRRELALSAQLVSSKPTIERMNRVLSDTGFTSFRLAASDELEDGYTITRSDGAFDAGSLSEGERTFLSFLYYYHLLRSTRTGGSTAPILAVIDDPISSMDSDVMVVVSALIRGLVDEAMKGDGLVAQVVILTHNVHFHKEITYQRSRKPDRRRRYFTIRKYADRAHAIEPFDTNPIKSSYGRLWDEVRNAGRAGGYETPIGLENTMRRILETYFNVLGDVGQDSILDKFTGDDRLICHSLFMWANGGSHSIFDDNDHSPSMHSVETYLSVFERIFAETKQNQHYAMMMAREEHPTDDWTEVPAL, encoded by the coding sequence GTGGCGCCCTTCGGCGTTGCCACGTTCGTGTTCGGCCCGAATGGCTCGGGGAAAACCTCGATCAGTCGTGCGCTTGCAGACCCATCGCGATTCCCCGGCACGAAGCACCATTGGAAGGACGACACGCCACTCGATGTGCAGGTCTACAACAGGGACTTCGTCGAGAAGGTCATCGAACAATACTCGCGTTTGGAGGGTGTGTTCCTTCTCGGTGAGGAAAACGTTGAGAAGCGCACTGCGCTGGAGGCGATAGTTGGTGAGAACGGCGAGAAGCCCAAGGCGGAGACGAAGAAGAAGCGCACTGCGTCTAACCTCACGAAGCACCGAGACGAACTGGCATCCGCAAAGCGACGGTTGACCGACGATGTTTGGGGCAAACGGAGTGACCTCGCGCCTGAACTGACAACTGCTTTTGACGGGTTCAATGGTTCGAAGGATCGGTTCGTGACGAGATTGCTGGAGGCGGCGTCGGCTGTATCAGGAGCGACCGACGCCGATGAGGCAGTACTGATTGCTGAGGCGCAGAGCGTCTTCAACGACCAAGCGACAGAGGCATCCAGATTCGCACCGCTCACCGTGCTCCGGGTCGAGGCAATTCCAGGCTATGACCTCTTCGCAAAGAGAGTGGTGGGCAGCGAAGACGCAAGGCTCAGCGACCTCGTGCAGCGACTTGGAAACGCGGACTGGGTGTCCGCCGGTCGCAAGTTCGTCGAACAAGCCGACGGCGTCTGCCCGTTCTGCCAGCAAGAAACTCCCTCGGATTTCGTGCACCACCTGGAGGAGTTGTTCGACCGGTCCTACGAGGATCAAGTCGAGAAGCTCCAGCGCTTCGAGGAGGCGTTCGCGAGGCAGACCGAGGCGATTCTCGGAACGGTTCGCCGCCTACTTGAGGGTCACAGTCCCCACCTCAATACAGCAGCGCTCGAAGCGCCCGCGTCAGCACTCGAACTCGCCGTCGAAAAGATTCGAGTCTCGATACATCAGAAACTCGCCTCGCCCTCCACGGAAGTCTCCATCGACGATCTCACGACCGAGATCGAGCGAATCAACGCAGTGTTCACTGCAGCAAATGCGGCGATCGACGAGCACAACACGCGCGTGCGAACACGAGCGCAAGCACGACCCTTGTTGGTCGAGCGATGCTGGAACTACTTCGCGGCTTATGTGGTGAACTCAGAACTTGCCGCGTACCAACGAGACGTGGACCGGCTCGAACCCGCAGTTTCAGGCATCGAGGCCGCTTTGCAGGCGGTCACCGAAGAGCTTGCTGACATCGTGCGTCGAGAGTTGGCCCTCAGCGCACAATTGGTTTCGAGCAAGCCAACGATCGAACGCATGAATCGAGTGCTCTCGGACACGGGGTTCACCTCGTTCCGGCTCGCTGCGTCAGACGAGCTTGAAGACGGCTACACGATCACCCGGAGTGACGGGGCATTCGATGCCGGTTCACTTAGCGAAGGGGAACGAACCTTCCTATCTTTCCTGTACTACTATCACCTGCTCCGGAGTACTCGCACTGGTGGTTCGACTGCACCGATTCTCGCCGTCATCGATGATCCGATTTCTTCGATGGATAGCGATGTCATGGTGGTCGTGAGCGCGCTGATCCGCGGTCTTGTGGACGAGGCGATGAAGGGCGATGGGCTGGTCGCGCAGGTAGTGATTCTGACGCACAACGTCCATTTCCACAAGGAGATCACGTACCAGCGCAGCCGGAAGCCGGATAGGCGTCGGCGTTACTTCACAATCCGGAAGTACGCCGACCGCGCTCACGCCATAGAGCCCTTTGATACGAATCCCATCAAGTCCTCATACGGGAGGCTCTGGGACGAAGTACGGAACGCGGGACGTGCTGGGGGATATGAGACGCCGATCGGGCTTGAAAACACGATGCGTCGAATCCTGGAGACCTACTTCAACGTTCTCGGCGACGTTGGTCAGGACAGCATCCTCGACAAGTTCACGGGCGACGACCGGCTCATCTGTCACTCACTCTTCATGTGGGCGAATGGCGGCTCGCACAGCATCTTTGATGACAACGATCATTCACCCTCCATGCACTCGGTCGAGACCTACCTCAGCGTGTTCGAGCGCATCTTTGCGGAGACCAAACAGAACCAGCACTACGCGATGATGATGGCGCGCGAAGAACATCCGACGGATGACTGGACTGAGGTTCCGGCGCTTTAG